A region from the Halomonas piscis genome encodes:
- a CDS encoding NAD-dependent succinate-semialdehyde dehydrogenase, producing the protein MESLKETQLYCPFAYIDGSWVAADSGEQISVYNPATGDIIGNVPRLGEDETRRAIDAADAAMPAWSGMTALERGDLLLKWYELMLEHQQDLAMLMTHEQGKPLKEAEGEIAYAASFLRWFAEEGRRAYGETVPAAKANQRIVVTKQPVGVVGAITPWNFPAAMITRKAAAALAAGCTIVIKPASQTPFSATALALLAERAGIPRGVFNVVPGSAGDIGRALTHSPKVRKITFTGSTEVGSQLMTQAAEHVQKISLELGGNAPFIVFEDADLDAAVEGAMAAKFRNTGQTCICTNRFLVQTSVVNAFCEKLAVAMNSELHVGDGEEPSNNIGPLIDEAAVSKVTEHVQDAVDKGAELLLGGHPHPLGGNFFSPTLISAASSDMRVAEEETFGPLAAVFPFDDEETAVAMANDTRYGLASYFYSRDLARTWRVADALEYGMVGINTGAISNAAAPFGGMKASGLGREGGHQGLEEYLETKYLCMDIS; encoded by the coding sequence ATGGAATCGCTAAAAGAGACCCAGCTTTACTGTCCCTTTGCCTACATTGACGGCAGCTGGGTAGCCGCTGACAGCGGCGAGCAAATCAGCGTCTACAACCCGGCCACCGGGGATATCATCGGCAACGTGCCGCGCCTTGGCGAAGACGAAACCCGGCGCGCCATCGACGCCGCCGACGCCGCCATGCCCGCCTGGAGCGGCATGACGGCCCTGGAGCGCGGCGATCTGCTGCTCAAGTGGTACGAGCTGATGCTCGAGCACCAGCAGGACCTGGCCATGCTGATGACCCACGAGCAGGGCAAGCCGCTCAAGGAAGCCGAGGGCGAGATTGCCTACGCGGCAAGCTTTCTGCGCTGGTTCGCCGAAGAGGGGCGGCGCGCCTACGGCGAAACCGTTCCCGCGGCCAAGGCCAATCAGCGCATTGTGGTGACCAAGCAGCCGGTGGGCGTGGTGGGGGCCATCACCCCGTGGAACTTCCCCGCGGCGATGATCACGCGCAAGGCCGCCGCGGCCCTGGCGGCGGGCTGTACCATTGTGATCAAGCCTGCCAGCCAGACGCCGTTTTCGGCCACGGCTCTGGCGCTGCTGGCCGAGCGCGCGGGCATCCCCCGGGGCGTCTTCAACGTAGTGCCCGGCAGCGCCGGTGATATCGGTCGGGCGCTGACCCATTCGCCCAAGGTGCGCAAGATTACCTTCACCGGCTCTACCGAGGTCGGCAGCCAGCTGATGACCCAGGCCGCCGAACACGTGCAGAAAATTTCTCTGGAGCTCGGCGGCAACGCGCCCTTTATCGTCTTTGAAGACGCCGATCTGGACGCCGCCGTGGAAGGTGCCATGGCCGCCAAGTTCCGCAACACCGGGCAAACCTGCATCTGCACCAATCGCTTTCTGGTGCAGACAAGCGTGGTCAACGCTTTCTGCGAAAAGCTCGCGGTGGCCATGAACAGCGAACTCCACGTGGGCGACGGCGAGGAACCCAGCAACAACATCGGCCCGCTGATCGACGAGGCGGCGGTCTCCAAGGTCACCGAGCACGTTCAGGACGCCGTGGACAAGGGCGCCGAGCTGTTGCTGGGCGGCCATCCGCATCCGCTGGGGGGCAACTTTTTCTCGCCGACGCTGATCAGCGCGGCCAGCTCGGACATGCGCGTGGCCGAGGAAGAAACCTTCGGCCCGCTGGCGGCGGTCTTTCCCTTCGATGACGAGGAAACCGCCGTGGCCATGGCCAACGATACCCGCTACGGCCTGGCCTCGTATTTCTATTCCCGGGACCTGGCGCGCACCTGGCGGGTGGCCGACGCGCTGGAGTACGGCATGGTGGGGATCAACACCGGGGCGATCTCCAACGCCGCCGCGCCCTTTGGCGGCATGAAAGCTTCGGGACTGGGGCGCGAAGGCGGCCACCAGGGCCTGGAGGAGTACCTCGAAACCAAGTACCTGTGCATGGACATCAGCTAA
- a CDS encoding transposase: protein MGKSRGGLSTKIHAAVDALGNPVRLVLTPGQASEYGAAPALLEGFSPQAVLGDKGYDSTALRDMIQAAGAEPVIPPKKNRLARIEV from the coding sequence ATGGGCAAATCTCGAGGCGGATTGAGCACCAAAATTCATGCCGCAGTCGATGCGTTAGGTAACCCAGTACGATTGGTTCTCACACCGGGCCAGGCGTCGGAGTATGGTGCTGCTCCCGCTCTACTGGAAGGTTTTTCCCCGCAAGCGGTGCTGGGCGACAAGGGGTATGACTCCACTGCTCTGCGGGACATGATTCAGGCCGCAGGTGCCGAGCCGGTGATTCCTCCGAAAAAGAATCGTTTGGCGCGCATTGAAGTCTGA
- a CDS encoding ComF family protein yields MRPVAHKRRAASGRGVGNKAAGALAALENLLRRALPGHCAFCLGEPAPGQSWCLPCYRELAWNTYGCRLCAEPLNWVATLCRHCREAPPAFARARVPLAYQGAVRDLVQDFKFHASPRAGTLLVELFASALDEAPAEALLPVPLHPARARQRGFNQARWLADRLGTRLGLPVLEASRRTDTPSQRPLSRGERFANLAEAFDVASPLPERVALVDDVMSAT; encoded by the coding sequence ATGCGCCCAGTTGCCCATAAAAGGCGGGCGGCGAGCGGCCGAGGGGTGGGGAACAAGGCGGCTGGCGCGCTGGCGGCGCTGGAAAACCTTCTGCGCCGGGCCTTGCCCGGGCACTGCGCGTTCTGCCTGGGTGAGCCGGCGCCGGGGCAAAGCTGGTGCCTGCCCTGCTACCGCGAGCTTGCCTGGAATACCTACGGCTGCCGCCTGTGTGCCGAACCGCTGAACTGGGTGGCGACGCTGTGCCGTCACTGCCGCGAGGCGCCGCCGGCCTTTGCGCGGGCCCGGGTGCCGCTTGCGTATCAGGGCGCAGTGCGCGATTTGGTGCAGGACTTCAAGTTTCACGCTTCGCCCCGGGCCGGGACGCTGCTGGTAGAGCTCTTTGCCTCGGCGCTGGACGAGGCGCCGGCGGAGGCGCTGCTGCCGGTGCCGCTGCATCCGGCAAGGGCGCGGCAGCGCGGCTTCAATCAGGCCCGGTGGCTGGCCGACCGGTTGGGCACGCGGCTGGGGCTTCCCGTGCTTGAGGCCAGCCGGCGAACGGATACGCCGAGCCAGCGTCCGCTCTCCCGCGGCGAGCGCTTTGCCAACCTAGCGGAGGCGTTCGATGTGGCAAGTCCGTTACCCGAGCGGGTAGCTCTGGTCGATGACGTGATGTCCGCTACCTAG
- a CDS encoding phospholipase D-like domain-containing protein produces MKFYGNKVNGSYLRDVLPSSDDDVELVKAAIAYGSDATTLIENCLKNKLRLDVWMRYDHTVPVSPNLLRKLLENVGNNIFCNLVPDVLHSKVIWWKGYGAYIGSANLTGRAWLTNIEFGVFLSEEELSADDSLGQLELFFENLSTYEEIFPLTEEVILEQEALYEMRRSQLRQIDEASLKKRKHGVWEGPATHTTPEKAYDAHRTRFIREWGDGLSYLRNIARQAPQYRPAWLNESVPAEWQADQFLHAYYYNEVKDGAKHPYEDFHAQNKADPAKALEAGLKWWSRLPEPPSDEDHNCHERAPVIHELLSKENIGDLTVEGFAEICKANHSTADHVKRMRLETLGIDEARVPMEQRVEAFAEWLWARKNQSGQTIKDLLVYVMDTGKPEDIVDRLFEAAYSEKRKFPHFGINQISEMTGWARPELCPPRNGRTSKGLRALGYDVKIH; encoded by the coding sequence ATGAAGTTTTATGGAAACAAGGTCAACGGCTCATACCTTCGTGATGTGTTGCCATCGAGTGATGACGATGTTGAGCTTGTGAAGGCAGCTATTGCCTATGGGAGCGATGCAACCACTCTGATCGAAAATTGTTTGAAAAATAAGCTTCGCCTAGATGTCTGGATGCGGTATGACCATACTGTTCCAGTGTCGCCAAACTTACTAAGAAAGTTGTTGGAAAATGTAGGGAATAATATTTTCTGTAACTTAGTTCCTGATGTTCTTCACTCTAAAGTGATTTGGTGGAAGGGGTATGGAGCTTATATCGGTTCAGCTAACCTGACAGGGCGGGCTTGGCTTACCAATATTGAGTTTGGAGTGTTTCTTAGTGAAGAAGAGCTATCTGCCGATGACTCATTAGGCCAGTTAGAGTTGTTTTTTGAGAATTTGTCTACGTATGAGGAAATATTCCCACTGACGGAAGAGGTTATCCTAGAGCAAGAAGCTCTATACGAGATGAGAAGAAGTCAGTTGCGACAAATTGACGAGGCCAGCCTGAAGAAGAGGAAGCATGGAGTATGGGAAGGTCCAGCGACTCATACGACCCCTGAGAAAGCCTATGATGCCCACAGAACCCGCTTTATCAGGGAGTGGGGCGATGGACTATCTTATCTCCGAAACATCGCCAGACAGGCTCCACAGTATCGTCCTGCATGGCTCAACGAGAGTGTTCCCGCAGAGTGGCAGGCTGATCAATTCTTACATGCCTACTATTACAATGAAGTGAAGGATGGTGCAAAGCATCCCTACGAAGACTTCCATGCCCAAAATAAGGCAGATCCAGCGAAAGCCTTAGAGGCTGGCTTGAAGTGGTGGTCACGACTGCCAGAGCCCCCATCCGATGAAGACCATAACTGCCATGAGAGAGCTCCTGTAATCCATGAGTTGCTGTCAAAAGAGAACATAGGCGACTTAACGGTTGAGGGCTTTGCTGAGATCTGCAAAGCGAACCACTCCACCGCTGACCACGTTAAACGTATGCGGTTGGAGACATTGGGTATTGACGAGGCTCGTGTTCCAATGGAACAGCGGGTTGAAGCCTTTGCTGAATGGTTGTGGGCAAGGAAGAATCAGTCAGGCCAAACCATTAAAGACTTGCTGGTTTATGTCATGGATACAGGTAAACCCGAAGATATTGTAGATAGGCTATTTGAGGCAGCATATAGCGAGAAGCGGAAGTTTCCCCATTTTGGTATCAACCAGATATCCGAAATGACTGGTTGGGCAAGACCAGAGCTTTGTCCGCCTCGAAATGGTAGAACGAGTAAGGGGCTACGAGCTCTTGGGTATGATGTTAAAATACATTAG
- the folE gene encoding GTP cyclohydrolase I FolE yields MTDETDDIARHYRQIMALLGEDPDREGLRDTPERTAKAMQFLTAGYHQTLEEIVNGAVFDSQSDEMVLVKDIELYSICEHHLLPFIGKCHVAYMPNGKVLGLSKFARITDMFARRLQIQENLTLQIAEAVQEVTAARGVAVVIEAQHLCMMMRGVEKQNSSMSSSVMLGAFRSNQSTRQEFLTLIS; encoded by the coding sequence ATGACCGATGAGACCGATGACATTGCCCGGCACTACCGCCAGATCATGGCGCTGCTGGGAGAAGACCCTGACCGCGAAGGGCTCAGGGACACCCCTGAACGCACGGCCAAGGCCATGCAGTTCTTGACCGCGGGCTATCATCAGACGCTTGAAGAGATAGTCAACGGCGCGGTGTTCGACTCCCAGAGCGACGAAATGGTGCTGGTCAAGGATATTGAGCTCTATTCCATCTGCGAGCACCATTTGCTGCCGTTTATCGGCAAGTGTCACGTGGCCTATATGCCCAACGGCAAGGTGCTGGGACTCTCCAAGTTCGCCCGGATTACCGATATGTTCGCCCGTCGCCTGCAAATCCAGGAAAACCTGACGCTACAGATTGCCGAAGCGGTTCAGGAGGTGACCGCAGCCCGCGGCGTGGCGGTGGTGATCGAAGCCCAGCACCTGTGCATGATGATGCGCGGCGTGGAAAAGCAGAACTCGAGCATGTCGTCATCGGTGATGCTCGGCGCCTTCCGCAGCAACCAGTCCACTCGCCAGGAGTTCTTGACGCTGATCAGCTGA
- a CDS encoding SLATT domain-containing protein, with the protein MEKEDLLKQIAEKGYDVGFGAKKHLATYDIICKAPGWISFLSIAIGIIALATEFELNSLSSALLIIFGISALYIEPYRNHKEEYEAVGKKLTGYFHDLKGLCARVEHDASGSLGGYINELKDIDREFQGVAISKQIFISDAYAHYKFFWQMQTSWIEQYRSFSFWRDKIPLSAYVACVLILMSLLAILFEVC; encoded by the coding sequence ATGGAAAAGGAAGACTTGCTGAAACAAATTGCAGAAAAAGGGTATGATGTTGGGTTTGGTGCTAAAAAACACTTAGCAACTTATGATATTATCTGCAAAGCTCCTGGCTGGATTTCATTTCTTTCAATAGCTATCGGTATCATAGCTCTAGCTACTGAGTTTGAGCTAAACTCTCTATCGTCTGCCCTTCTAATAATATTTGGTATTTCAGCTTTGTATATAGAGCCTTATCGCAATCATAAAGAGGAGTATGAGGCGGTGGGTAAGAAGCTGACTGGATACTTTCATGATTTAAAGGGGCTTTGTGCAAGGGTTGAGCATGATGCAAGTGGGTCATTAGGTGGCTACATCAATGAATTGAAAGATATTGATAGAGAGTTCCAAGGGGTGGCTATTAGTAAGCAGATTTTTATCAGCGATGCATATGCTCACTATAAGTTCTTTTGGCAAATGCAGACAAGCTGGATAGAACAATACAGGTCATTTTCTTTCTGGAGAGATAAAATACCTCTTTCTGCTTACGTGGCTTGTGTGCTTATCTTAATGAGCCTTTTAGCTATCCTGTTTGAAGTTTGCTGA
- a CDS encoding FxsA family protein, with amino-acid sequence MPILLFITLFTLLDFVVLFSIGGQIGLLATLALVLITGIGGLHLIRRQGAYTFARAQARFSAGELPSSELATGAALIFGGALLMAPGFLSDALGLACLIPDARRLLLRLLTWLGFRASVAGYQQERPPFHTRRQAGDPGDWNNARPRHRQKDSTSRDDPRQKKDDPLEGEFIARDEASRRR; translated from the coding sequence ATGCCGATACTGCTTTTCATCACCCTGTTCACCCTGCTCGATTTTGTCGTGCTGTTCAGCATCGGCGGCCAGATCGGGCTTCTGGCCACCCTCGCGCTGGTACTGATCACCGGCATCGGCGGTCTGCACCTGATCCGCCGCCAGGGGGCCTATACCTTTGCCCGGGCGCAGGCGCGCTTCAGCGCCGGCGAGCTGCCCTCAAGCGAGCTTGCCACCGGCGCGGCGCTCATATTCGGCGGCGCCCTGCTTATGGCGCCGGGGTTCCTGTCCGACGCCCTGGGCCTTGCCTGCTTGATCCCCGATGCCCGGCGGCTGCTGCTCAGGCTGCTCACCTGGCTTGGCTTTCGCGCCAGCGTTGCCGGCTATCAGCAAGAGCGCCCGCCTTTCCACACTCGCCGCCAGGCCGGCGACCCCGGCGACTGGAACAACGCCCGTCCGCGGCATCGCCAAAAAGACTCGACCTCCCGCGATGACCCTCGGCAAAAAAAAGACGACCCGCTGGAAGGCGAGTTTATCGCCCGGGATGAGGCGTCGCGGCGGCGTTAG
- a CDS encoding IS4 family transposase, translating to MQAPRFLHNLLTSSLSVIHAKRLQTVLDTVGALLGERRLGLTAIGRALPSSTDAKHAIKRVDRLLGNPHLHQERPLFYWLMASLLIGHTTRPLILVDWSPIDDRGRHFLLRAAVPFAGRSLPIFEKVHHKEGCPYCEAYLLDALARILPDKATPILVTDAGFRNPWFRAVEARGWYIVGRVRQPARYQASGEAWQPVKTLFQHATSEPQAWGSVRIAENHPFRAQMVLYYRPPRGRKHRNKQGRISRDGGSRTIARRQQEPWVLVSNLPDRSTLANKVVTIYRQRMQIEEGFRDVKSPLFGLGFGMHQSRQGKRIEVLLLIAMLANVAMMVAGLDVRARGQQRRYQSNSIRHRSVLSVWRLGLECLRRHQPDAVPWPAWTTLRARLREEVREQSLCGE from the coding sequence ATGCAGGCCCCTCGATTCTTGCATAACTTGCTGACGTCTTCACTCTCCGTGATCCATGCCAAGCGGCTACAGACCGTCCTCGATACCGTTGGCGCTCTGCTGGGCGAGCGACGTCTGGGATTAACGGCCATTGGCCGTGCGTTGCCGAGCTCGACGGATGCCAAGCACGCCATCAAACGAGTCGATCGACTATTAGGCAACCCTCACCTTCATCAGGAACGACCGCTGTTCTATTGGCTCATGGCCTCGCTGCTGATCGGCCATACAACGCGCCCACTGATTCTGGTGGACTGGTCGCCGATTGATGACCGCGGCAGGCATTTCCTGCTGCGTGCGGCGGTGCCCTTCGCCGGGCGATCGCTGCCCATCTTCGAGAAGGTTCATCACAAGGAAGGATGCCCATACTGTGAAGCCTATCTGCTGGATGCGCTGGCAAGGATCCTGCCCGACAAGGCCACGCCGATCCTGGTGACCGATGCCGGCTTTCGTAACCCGTGGTTTCGGGCCGTTGAAGCGCGCGGCTGGTATATCGTTGGACGGGTCCGTCAGCCCGCCCGTTACCAGGCGTCAGGCGAAGCATGGCAACCCGTGAAGACCCTGTTTCAACACGCGACATCGGAACCGCAGGCGTGGGGCTCCGTCCGGATCGCCGAAAACCATCCGTTCCGCGCTCAGATGGTGCTCTATTATCGACCGCCACGGGGACGTAAGCATCGCAATAAACAAGGCCGGATCTCTCGGGACGGCGGCAGCCGGACGATCGCCCGGCGTCAGCAGGAGCCCTGGGTGCTGGTCAGCAATCTGCCGGACCGCTCAACGCTGGCGAATAAAGTGGTAACGATCTACCGACAGCGCATGCAGATTGAGGAAGGGTTCCGCGATGTCAAAAGTCCCTTGTTCGGGCTGGGCTTCGGCATGCATCAGTCTCGCCAGGGCAAGCGCATCGAGGTCCTGCTGCTGATCGCCATGTTGGCGAACGTGGCCATGATGGTGGCCGGCCTGGATGTCCGAGCCCGGGGGCAACAGCGGCGCTATCAGAGCAACAGTATCCGGCACCGGAGCGTGCTTTCCGTGTGGCGCCTGGGCTTGGAATGTCTTCGTCGTCATCAACCCGACGCCGTGCCTTGGCCTGCTTGGACAACCCTCCGAGCACGACTTCGCGAGGAAGTCAGGGAGCAGAGCCTATGCGGCGAGTAG
- a CDS encoding BsuBI/PstI family type II restriction endonuclease, which translates to MLLDRSNENLDLVVFNEVGGVITENKKKLLDESLRLCRLGVSLITVFSDRHDFAEVADQIAWGTKVWIANEPDHMIHYDDKPVIQAR; encoded by the coding sequence GTGTTACTTGATCGATCTAATGAAAATCTTGACTTAGTTGTATTCAATGAAGTTGGTGGTGTTATCACTGAAAATAAAAAGAAGCTTCTTGATGAGTCACTACGGTTGTGCAGGCTTGGGGTAAGTTTAATCACAGTGTTCTCTGACAGGCATGATTTTGCCGAGGTGGCTGACCAAATAGCATGGGGCACTAAAGTATGGATAGCCAATGAGCCCGATCACATGATTCATTACGATGATAAGCCTGTGATACAGGCACGGTAG
- a CDS encoding co-chaperone GroES, protein MNIRPLHDRVVIRRVEEEQTTAGGIVLPGNAQEKPTRGEVLAVGNGRILDSGDVRPLDVKVGDTVIFKDGFGVEKEEIDGEEVLIMSEADVLAVVEG, encoded by the coding sequence ATGAATATCCGTCCCTTGCACGACCGCGTCGTTATCCGTCGCGTCGAAGAAGAACAGACCACCGCTGGCGGCATCGTGCTTCCGGGCAACGCCCAGGAAAAACCCACCCGCGGCGAGGTGCTGGCAGTGGGTAACGGCCGGATCCTCGACAGCGGCGACGTGCGTCCGCTGGACGTGAAAGTCGGCGACACCGTGATCTTCAAGGACGGCTTTGGCGTTGAGAAGGAAGAAATCGACGGCGAAGAAGTCCTGATCATGAGCGAAGCCGACGTTCTGGCCGTTGTCGAAGGCTAA
- a CDS encoding serine/threonine protein kinase translates to MNHAFSALSPSVVMAAIESVGVYPAGEPFALNSYENRVLMFGDDEGKRWVVKFYRPGRWSADVIQEEHDYLLELRAAGVSVAAPVRLAGGKTLHRFDGFAFALFPQQPGQAPELDNPAHLFALGGLIGRLHHVAGRSVFSHRPQLSPAADIARASAEVLAGGWLGKQQRRAYEAITTRLVKALEDYSMPALTRCHGDCHLGNILGRDEAFTLVDFDDCLMAPAIHDIWMLLPTGDPDAWRAQLSEISEGYEEERAFPHEQLELIEPLRSHRMVRHSAWLAARWEDPAFPRAFPWLGESGYWDEHIRQLEQQRVRLESTRWLA, encoded by the coding sequence ATGAACCACGCCTTTAGCGCCTTATCGCCGTCCGTCGTCATGGCGGCCATCGAGTCGGTCGGTGTGTACCCGGCCGGCGAACCCTTTGCGCTGAACAGCTACGAAAACCGCGTGCTGATGTTCGGCGACGATGAAGGCAAGCGCTGGGTGGTCAAGTTCTACCGCCCGGGGCGCTGGAGCGCAGACGTCATTCAGGAAGAGCACGACTACTTGCTCGAGCTTCGCGCCGCTGGCGTCAGCGTGGCGGCGCCGGTGCGCCTGGCCGGCGGGAAAACGCTGCACCGGTTCGACGGCTTTGCCTTCGCGCTGTTTCCCCAGCAGCCGGGGCAGGCGCCGGAGCTTGACAACCCCGCCCACCTGTTTGCGCTGGGCGGGCTTATCGGACGGTTGCACCACGTTGCCGGCCGCAGCGTCTTCAGCCATCGGCCGCAGCTTTCTCCGGCGGCGGATATTGCCCGGGCCAGCGCCGAGGTGCTGGCCGGCGGCTGGCTGGGCAAGCAGCAGCGGCGCGCCTACGAGGCAATAACCACCCGTTTGGTGAAGGCGCTTGAAGATTATTCCATGCCGGCGCTGACGCGCTGTCACGGCGACTGCCATCTGGGCAATATCCTCGGGCGCGACGAGGCTTTTACCCTGGTGGACTTCGATGACTGCCTGATGGCGCCGGCTATCCACGATATCTGGATGCTGCTGCCCACCGGGGATCCCGACGCCTGGCGCGCCCAGCTGAGCGAAATCAGCGAAGGCTACGAAGAAGAGCGGGCGTTTCCCCACGAGCAGCTTGAGCTGATCGAGCCGCTGCGCAGCCACCGCATGGTGCGCCACAGCGCCTGGCTGGCAGCGCGCTGGGAAGATCCCGCTTTCCCCCGGGCTTTCCCCTGGCTTGGCGAGAGCGGCTATTGGGATGAGCATATCCGCCAGCTGGAGCAGCAGCGGGTACGGCTGGAGTCAACGCGCTGGCTCGCCTGA
- a CDS encoding SMODS domain-containing nucleotidyltransferase, with translation MSSKLFSQFRENLSVKNAESISTSYKRITKSLNKRFWDTDSDFVHCRQVGSYGRYTAINGVSDLDMIFELPWSLHDEVQGYSGNKQYKLLSKVCNALKDTYRNSDIKVDGQIVAVKFTKGHVIELVPAFRYANGSYKYPDTGDGGRWRECDPVAEQIKMKEVNDSKNKNLRVLCKMVRAWKNEHGVPMSGILVDTLGYHFIRSTSDYDSSSYSSYKHMVRDFFGFLVDQDQDKEYWRAPGSGSHVYKKANFHPKAKKALRRCEEALDDDSPDKKWRAVFGRSFPLESNLTENVEKSDRAVSYTDTEQFIEDLFPVNIKYKIVIDCEINAEGLLKEKLSKVFDFKIPTGKRLNFYVKCIDKIPKSVTYYWKVRNKGEWAVARDQIRGQIRQGNADGKHSESTSFSGDHFVECYAVVEGVCVARDKIKVPI, from the coding sequence ATGAGTAGTAAGTTGTTTTCTCAGTTTCGTGAAAATTTATCCGTCAAAAATGCTGAGAGTATTTCGACGAGCTATAAGAGAATAACAAAGTCGCTTAATAAGAGGTTCTGGGATACAGATTCAGATTTTGTCCACTGTCGTCAAGTTGGCTCATACGGACGTTACACCGCAATCAATGGTGTAAGTGATCTGGATATGATATTCGAATTGCCTTGGTCACTTCATGATGAAGTGCAAGGGTATTCTGGAAATAAACAATACAAGCTTCTCTCAAAAGTATGCAATGCTTTAAAAGATACGTATAGAAACTCAGATATAAAGGTCGATGGGCAAATTGTTGCAGTAAAGTTTACTAAAGGTCATGTTATTGAGTTGGTTCCAGCATTCCGGTATGCCAACGGAAGTTATAAGTATCCAGACACAGGAGACGGGGGGAGGTGGCGAGAGTGTGACCCTGTTGCAGAGCAGATAAAAATGAAAGAGGTGAATGATTCAAAGAACAAAAACTTGAGGGTGTTGTGTAAGATGGTTCGTGCATGGAAAAACGAGCATGGTGTGCCAATGAGTGGCATACTAGTAGATACTTTAGGCTATCATTTTATTCGATCTACTAGTGATTATGATTCTTCTTCTTATAGCTCATACAAACACATGGTTCGTGATTTTTTCGGTTTTTTAGTCGATCAAGACCAAGATAAAGAATACTGGAGAGCACCAGGTAGTGGTTCTCATGTGTATAAAAAGGCAAATTTTCATCCGAAAGCCAAAAAAGCTTTAAGGCGGTGTGAGGAAGCTCTTGATGATGACAGTCCTGACAAAAAGTGGCGAGCTGTTTTTGGTAGGTCGTTTCCTCTTGAGAGTAATTTAACGGAAAATGTGGAAAAATCGGATCGTGCTGTTTCTTACACTGATACCGAGCAATTCATAGAGGACCTGTTTCCGGTTAATATTAAGTATAAAATTGTCATTGATTGTGAGATAAATGCGGAAGGATTGCTCAAAGAGAAGCTGTCAAAAGTTTTTGATTTTAAGATACCTACCGGAAAAAGATTGAATTTCTATGTTAAATGTATTGACAAAATCCCTAAGTCCGTTACCTATTATTGGAAAGTAAGAAATAAAGGAGAGTGGGCTGTAGCAAGAGATCAGATACGGGGGCAGATAAGACAAGGTAATGCAGATGGTAAGCATAGTGAGAGCACTTCCTTTTCTGGCGATCACTTTGTAGAGTGTTATGCTGTAGTCGAAGGTGTATGTGTGGCAAGAGATAAGATAAAGGTTCCTATTTGA
- a CDS encoding IS5 family transposase, which produces MSRLKLRDDQWERIEHLLPGKASDCGVTAKDNRLFVEAVLWIARTGAPWRDLPESFGRWHTVYMRYNRWSRKGVWQRIFDTVADDPDLEQLMIDGSIVRVHQHGASKKTRKTSKPWANLEAD; this is translated from the coding sequence ATGAGTCGGTTGAAGTTACGCGATGATCAGTGGGAGCGAATCGAGCACCTGCTCCCCGGCAAAGCCTCAGACTGTGGGGTAACTGCCAAGGACAATCGCCTGTTCGTGGAAGCCGTGCTCTGGATCGCTCGGACCGGCGCCCCGTGGCGTGATCTTCCCGAATCTTTTGGGCGCTGGCACACCGTCTACATGCGGTATAACCGTTGGTCACGAAAGGGCGTTTGGCAGCGTATTTTTGACACAGTAGCCGACGATCCCGATCTAGAGCAGCTGATGATCGACGGTAGCATCGTCAGGGTGCACCAGCATGGAGCGTCAAAAAAAACACGCAAGACGTCGAAGCCATGGGCAAATCTCGAGGCGGATTGA
- a CDS encoding transposase, whose protein sequence is MRRVATYSWGFVSIEVDWHCYQDRNLVERFFQKIKKFRRLSTRYERLARNYQSLLCLVSAAIWLA, encoded by the coding sequence ATGCGGCGAGTAGCAACATATTCGTGGGGATTCGTCAGCATTGAAGTAGACTGGCACTGTTACCAAGATCGCAATCTGGTGGAGAGGTTCTTTCAGAAAATCAAGAAGTTCCGGCGGTTATCTACACGCTATGAGCGACTGGCAAGAAACTACCAGTCACTCCTCTGCCTCGTGTCAGCCGCCATATGGCTGGCCTAA